The Oscarella lobularis chromosome 9, ooOscLobu1.1, whole genome shotgun sequence genome includes a window with the following:
- the LOC136191527 gene encoding uncharacterized protein — MNTFLIALLFAGIVATVMGAPRVDREVGITPVGPVSQQVIVSNNALLSETVNHASADASITTGGYLSSFGSIWTYEDNTISYSFKNTYTSKYLCANETGHMVPQGTKEESCMMLAQRQFTVGERAYYLILGRGSASSSYYVMSPFLDTAPVVCGISCTFNDAENAIGNSLKHRFYLHIFL; from the exons ATGAACACGTTTCTGATTGCTCTTCTATTCGCCGGTATCGTTGCGACCGTCATGGGCGCACCGCGAGTCGATCGCGAAGTGGGGATCACGCCCGTGGGCCCAGTGAGCCAACAGGTGATTGTCAGTAATAATGCGCTGCTTTCCGAGACGGTCAACCACGCGAGCGCCGACGCTTCTATCACGACGGGAGGATATCTGAGCAGCTTTGGCTCCATATGGACGTACGAGGACAATACGATTTCGTACAGTTTCAAGAACACGTACACTTCGAAATACCTCTGCGCCAATGAGACTGGACACATGGTGCCTCAG GGAACCAAGGAAGAGAGTTGTATGATGCTGGCTCAAAGGCAATTTACGGTGGGAGAACGCGCCTATTATCTCATTCTTGGAAGAGGAAGTGCATCCAGTTCCTACTACGTCATGAGCCCGTTTCTCGACACCGCTCCCGTCGTTTGTGGAATATCGTGCACTTTCAATGACGCGGAAAATGCGATTGGAAACTCGTTGAAGCATCGCTTCTACTTGCACATTTTCCTCTAA